The following are from one region of the Streptomyces rubrogriseus genome:
- a CDS encoding bifunctional DNA primase/polymerase — MGFTIGIGSSRGLREIRPGARRRGRPSECTVVAEFTGLWGWDVVPGARTAQGACSCGLPDCPAPGAHPLDFAPRVPAGATLDEASEAWSRFPGAAVMLAVGRTFDVIEVAEPAGLRALARLERMGVPLGPVAATPQGRAQFFVAPGAAAELPRLLYRMGWDDPSALDLRGLGPGTYLTAPPSDRGGRGPVRWLRPPALDSATKPPAARLLLGTLAYVAHRSRA; from the coding sequence ATGGGCTTCACGATCGGCATCGGCAGCAGTCGGGGCTTGCGCGAGATCCGACCCGGCGCGCGTCGCCGCGGCCGCCCCTCGGAGTGCACCGTCGTGGCCGAGTTCACCGGGCTGTGGGGCTGGGACGTGGTGCCGGGCGCCCGGACCGCCCAGGGCGCCTGCTCGTGCGGCCTGCCCGACTGCCCGGCGCCGGGCGCACACCCCCTGGACTTCGCGCCCCGGGTGCCCGCCGGGGCGACCCTGGACGAGGCGAGCGAGGCCTGGTCCCGGTTCCCCGGGGCTGCGGTGATGCTGGCGGTCGGGCGGACCTTCGACGTGATCGAGGTGGCCGAGCCCGCCGGGCTGCGGGCGCTGGCCCGGCTGGAGCGCATGGGCGTCCCGCTCGGGCCGGTCGCGGCGACCCCGCAGGGCCGCGCCCAGTTCTTCGTCGCTCCGGGCGCCGCGGCCGAGCTGCCCCGGCTGCTGTACCGGATGGGCTGGGACGACCCGTCCGCCCTCGACCTGCGTGGCCTCGGCCCCGGCACGTACCTCACGGCCCCGCCCTCCGACCGCGGCGGCCGGGGCCCGGTGCGCTGGCTGCGCCCTCCGGCCCTCGACTCGGCCACGAAGCCCCCGGCGGCCCGGCTGCTCCTGGGCACGCTGGCCTACGTGGCCCACCGGTCCCGGGCGTAG
- the ftsY gene encoding signal recognition particle-docking protein FtsY — MEIVILAVVIAVVVIGALGGLVVGSRRKKQLPEPPSAAPDITAPPAEPHVGDEAETPRDETRRTIEEVDLPDGGTATVEEPPVVEELEIPQIEVPEPTAGRLVRLRARLSRSQNALGKGLLTLLSREHLDDDTWEEIEDTLLTADVGVQPTQELVERLRERVKVLGTRTPEELRTLLREELITLVGPDMDREVKTEPATSKPGIVMVVGVNGTGKTTTTGKLARVLVADGRSVVLGAADTFRAAAADQLQTWGERVGAHTVRGPEGGDPASVAFDAVKEGKEMGSDVVLIDTAGRLHTKTGLMDELGKVKRVVEKHAPLDEVLLVLDATTGQNGLIQARVFAEVVNITGIVLTKLDGTAKGGIVVAVQRELGVPVKLIGLGEGADDLAPFEPAAFVDALIGE, encoded by the coding sequence ATGGAAATCGTCATCCTTGCTGTAGTCATCGCCGTGGTCGTGATCGGCGCGCTCGGCGGGCTGGTCGTCGGCAGCCGCCGCAAGAAGCAGCTGCCCGAGCCGCCCTCCGCCGCGCCCGACATCACCGCCCCTCCGGCCGAGCCGCACGTCGGCGACGAGGCCGAGACGCCGCGCGACGAAACGCGCCGGACGATAGAGGAGGTCGACCTCCCGGACGGCGGCACCGCCACCGTCGAGGAGCCGCCCGTCGTCGAAGAGCTCGAGATCCCGCAGATCGAGGTTCCCGAGCCCACCGCCGGCCGACTGGTCCGGCTCCGTGCCCGCCTCTCCCGCTCGCAGAACGCCCTCGGCAAGGGCCTGCTGACCCTGCTGTCCCGGGAGCACCTCGACGACGACACCTGGGAGGAGATCGAGGACACGCTCCTCACCGCCGACGTCGGCGTGCAGCCCACCCAGGAACTGGTCGAGCGGCTCCGCGAACGGGTGAAGGTCCTCGGCACCCGCACGCCGGAGGAGCTGCGCACCCTGCTGCGCGAGGAGCTGATCACCCTGGTCGGCCCCGACATGGACCGCGAGGTCAAGACCGAACCGGCCACGAGCAAGCCCGGCATCGTGATGGTCGTCGGTGTGAACGGCACCGGCAAGACCACCACCACGGGCAAGCTCGCCCGCGTCCTGGTGGCCGACGGCCGCAGCGTCGTGCTCGGCGCCGCCGACACCTTCCGTGCCGCCGCCGCGGACCAGCTCCAGACCTGGGGCGAGCGGGTCGGCGCCCACACCGTGCGCGGACCCGAGGGCGGCGACCCCGCCTCCGTCGCCTTCGACGCGGTCAAGGAGGGCAAGGAGATGGGGTCGGACGTCGTGCTCATCGACACCGCCGGCCGCCTGCACACCAAGACCGGCCTGATGGACGAGCTGGGCAAGGTCAAGCGCGTCGTGGAGAAGCACGCGCCGCTGGACGAGGTGCTGCTGGTGCTCGACGCCACCACCGGCCAGAACGGTCTGATCCAGGCCCGCGTCTTCGCCGAGGTCGTCAACATCACCGGCATCGTGCTCACCAAGCTGGACGGCACGGCCAAGGGCGGCATCGTGGTCGCCGTCCAGCGCGAGCTGGGCGTGCCGGTCAAGCTGATCGGACTCGGAGAGGGCGCGGACGACCTGGCGCCGTTCGAGCCCGCGGCCTTCGTGGACGCCCTCATCGGCGAGTGA